The Brettanomyces bruxellensis chromosome 8, complete sequence genome segment TCTTTGGCCATGCCACAATATGAACAGATGGCTTCTTCCTATTATGAAAATCTACGAAACACGTACAACAGTACTGAAAATTCCAGGGTTCATAcattggaagaagatggtgCCAATTTTATTATCACTTATGCAGATTTAGCAGGATCCAAGAAATTATACGAAAAATTGGGTGTCACTAGTGTGCCTAAAGTGTTTTTCTACAAGCCGGGAAGAGGTGTTGACATGTCTCAACCTACAGATGAATACAGGTTTTCAGGCCAGGAAACGCCGCAGGTGTTTTCTGATTGGATTATCAAGCATTCTGAATTTTCGAACAAAGATTTATTCAAGATCGTTGAAAAGCCAAATTATCAAGTTATCGCGCGGAATATGGCCATCACATTGTTTCTCCTCGTGGTTGCTTACAAGAAGTTTGACAAAGTTTCCGTTATCATCGCTAACAAGAGAATCTGGAGAGCTTTGTGCTTAATCCTCATCATATTGTTCTGCTCTGGATACATGTACAATAGAATCAGAGGAACGGCTTTCACTGGAGAAGGTCCTCACAAGGAAGTGATATACTTTTCACCCTCGCAACAATCACAGTATGGAGCAGAGACGCAGATTATTTCTGTTGTGTATGCACTCTTGGTTGTCTGCTTTGTTGTCCTAATGGACTCGGCAAGCAAAATATCCGACCAAAAATTACGTTTCTTTGCCGTTCTCACATCTTCGCTTGTTGCTTATATCTTGTATGGCTATGTTGTGGCATGTTTCAAGCAGAAGAGTTCCATGTATCCATTCAAGCTTGGTATATTATAAACTGCATTTGTATtcgaagaaaataaaatcggCTTTTTGTTTATGTATTCGTTCGTATGTATACTTAAATTGTATTTAGTTTTGGCGTGGTGTGTTTTTCAGGCGGAGGAAAGATTCGTATTTATCTGCgcaatcttcttttccacgTGGTCCAATGTGTCATGAATTTTTACAATGCGGAGCTTGATCGTATGAATTCTGGCAGCATATTCTTCAATTGTCAAGCTTTTGTCTGGTCCTGGCTGTGTTGTCAGATCATCATCTGAGTTTGCCCTATTTCGATGCTCGTTTGGATATTGTAAATTTTGCGTATCTGTGTCAGTAGTAATTGGTTCTTGCCTACTTTTACCAATGCCCCTAAGACATTTGTCAAGTTTCCGCTGCATTCGATCTAATATTGTTGTGAGAATCATTTGCGATTCATACAATGAATGAATACTCAAATTTAGAAGCTCAAGAGGTGATTCAAGAAGAGATTGTACAACCAATTCCATTGGGTGAACAGGGGTAGTTATGCTAGTCGTTGTAGTTGTTctggaaagagaagagcGTGGAAATTTCTTGTCTGTTTTATCTGAGTCACTCATGTTCACATTTAGTTCACAATTCTCACAAACGGAACTAAATTGGTATGCAACCATA includes the following:
- a CDS encoding uncharacterized protein (SECRETED:SignalP(1-18)~BUSCO:EOG09264R0D) — its product is MKGIQLFIALLFLGVCHATKFGDVVESLGSNSIIRINDKNYKGLMNNEDYSIIIFITASDPRIGCTLCSLAMPQYEQMASSYYENLRNTYNSTENSRVHTLEEDGANFIITYADLAGSKKLYEKLGVTSVPKVFFYKPGRGVDMSQPTDEYRFSGQETPQVFSDWIIKHSEFSNKDLFKIVEKPNYQVIARNMAITLFLLVVAYKKFDKVSVIIANKRIWRALCLILIILFCSGYMYNRIRGTAFTGEGPHKEVIYFSPSQQSQYGAETQIISVVYALLVVCFVVLMDSASKISDQKLRFFAVLTSSLVAYILYGYVVACFKQKSSMYPFKLGIL